DNA from Elaeis guineensis isolate ETL-2024a chromosome 2, EG11, whole genome shotgun sequence:
tgtTGTATCATCCGTTTTTCAGACTGCTGCATTTCCGTCCTTAATCATCTgagcttttttcttttatttttttttgaagtaattAAATATAGTAGTACCGTCATATGATGCACGTGAAAATAGAGTGTATATTTGTTGAATGATGAATCCATTAATCTCAATGAGGTCTTTTGATATGTTTTCATAATTCTATTCATTTATTTTAATGGATGATTTTAACTTGGTCACGTGAGGTGGTCTATTCTCTAGCCTCCTCAGAACCAGTACTTTTGAGTTTGAATGTTTTGTGCTTACATTTGCTGGCTATGTAAAAGAATCGAGGTTATATTTTTTTGAGAGTGGTGCATAAAGCTGTCAATTTGAGTTGGGTCAATCGGATTGGCCCATCCCGTCATGTAAATAGAACAGATTGAATTCATATTTTAGCGATCCATTTAAAAGCAGATCAAATGATCTGCTCCATTTAGGTTGGCGGATCAGGACAAGCTGATCCGTCTATTTTGTTTAGTAAAAAGAATATTATCAAATCTCCTTGAGGTTTTGATCCTTGTCTAGTTATCCATCTATTTTGTGTAGTAAAAAATTACCAACCCTCCAGAGATCGTGGAGGGGATGCGGAGAGGAGAGGGAATGgttaatagttttttttttttttttcgggacGGGGTGAATTTTGGTGGATTGACTTGTTTAACCCGCAGTCCACGACGGATCGGATCAGATTAGAGTTTTTTCAACCAATCAGTTAAACAGGTCAGCCCGTCCGGCCCCATTTAGAGgtgggttggggtgggtcggcCCATCTTGATAGCTCTAGTGGTGCATTTATCTATTCCTCGCAACACAGCTGGTAGGTGGCAGTGAGGCTCCTGTACCATCTTGTTCTAAGGTTTGGGATGATGAATACGGCACTGCAATCTTGCATTGTTTTGGATAAGTTATTTCATGGATAAACCCATTATTTACCGACCTCTGAGATTAGCCATTGACCAGAAAAGGAGAAACCAAAAAAAACCCATGAGAAAATGTCGCAGTCTCCCTGTTTTTTTGTAATGGAAAATAATATTACCGTGTTTACGCATAGAATTTGCGAACATGACGCCATGAGAGTCTGCTCAAAAGGTTCCTATAAAGATCTGAAGCATTATTCCATTAGCATCAGCCTAGAGAAGCATTGGATAGCCGGGCTGTCAGTCTACACCCTGCTCTATCCTATTGATATTGAAGAGGAAGAAgtttatttcaatatttttagatcttgatgacTGGCCAAGATTGGGATGAGCTGacatcaagattttatttttatgtgacattttcagattttattgatttataattttatattgattAGAATGATGAGGTCAAGATTTTTTTGCATATTACATCAGAGAACGTCTGATATCAATATAAATGACGATCACGGTTGAGATGAAAATTTTGACCTTTCGTTTACTTTGACCACAAGACCGCGTTGATTCCGTCGCCTTCCAAAAACTTGTTGTCTAGGTCCAACAACCTAAAGAACTGGATCACCATAAACAGAGTATAAATAGTAACAAAAATTTATGCATCATATTCTACTATGCGACACATATTAGGTGTGTCCGATCATTTAAAAATGTGTTTGCCACATGGGAGTTAGTGGGTTTTTGGGAAGGTCTTAAATGTAGTTCCGAGCTTCAGACCTTTGTAATAAAGGGGGTCCGCTGGTTATTATCTCTATTTTTACTAAATCTAATTCTATTGGTGCTCGGTTTCTCCTTTAATGCAGGATATTTTGTGTTGAAAGCAATCTTATTTTGCATTCAATCTGTCAAATCTCCAGAAAAGGAAATCAATTAGAGAACCGGGCTGCCAGGTGTGCCTTGAATGGCTCATTTAATCTTGATAGGAAGCATCCTCTGCTGTTTACTTTGCAAAGATTATTATCATCTGATGTGTCTTCTTCTATTATGTAAATTAGTGCGCGGTTCAGGGTTTGGGCGACTGTTAGTTGTCAGCTACGTAAGTGGTTTATGGTAATGTAATGTAATGCCTTCTGTTTTAATTCCCCATCGTCACCCCCGCCAGAAAATAAAGCGCCCGCTAATGTAGGTCGAGGAAATGGATCCTCATGATAGGAGGGGATCTGGGTCGAGCTGGTCCGTGGAAACCCTAGGGCTGCGTTTGCGTAACTAATTTTTGGGCTTATATTCAAAAAATTGGCAGCCATTTGTTGTATCCCTGGAACAAGAAGCAGAAGGAGGAATAGACAGCGACCAATCATCACTGGCTCCGTATAATTATTCTCAGGTTTTGCTCCTTCTCCTCCTACTTGGTTGATACGATATCTTGCTGCGTGGGGACTATATATTTGACAGAAAAATATATAATAGAGAAAGAGCGGCGGGCGGGGGCCGAAGGGAGCGGTGTGGGAGAGATGGGAATGATATCGCTGGATGGTGTTCGGGACAAGAACGTGATGCAGCTTAAGAAGCTCAACACCGCTCTCTTCCCCGTTCGCTACAACGATAAGTACTACGCCGACGCCCTCTCCTCCGGCGAGTTCACCAAGCTCGGTccgtttttcttcttcttcttcttctctttgtcgGTATGTAATTGGGTTTAATGTCGATGGTGATCTTCTTCTTGCGTGGTTGGTTGTTACTTGCGATCGATCGATCGATCTTGACGGGTGGGCTTGTTCGTGGATCTTTTGGTCTTGATTTATCTGAATCGGAGATTTGGCTTTTgtctattgttttttttttttgatcaacgATTGATCTTTCTTTAATTATTGTTTTCTTATCGGCTTGTTTTCTTGGTTTTAGGGTTCAGGGTTCTTGCTTCATCCAGAAATAATGATAATGTTTGGCTTATTCCTTTACATTATTTTTGGGCTTTTTGGATGTACAATCGAGCTTtgcttatttatttttactaGTTGTTTTTACCTAGTGAGATGCTGCCTTTTCAGAGGGCAGAAAAGTGTGCTATATTCGTGGGGATTGGGGTTCTGATTGTATGAATTAGCTTTTAGTATTTCACTTtagagggtttagggtttaggttttatttttttagaaaacctGTTTGCTGGAATAGTATTTGTGATGAGGACTACAAGTTTATGGCATGAAGCTTGACAGTTGCctggtttttttatttttgatacgtAGATATTGTGGTtaattttgtttctttcttttttgatgattGTTTATCTGAGCATTTTGGAAATTTTGGTGCTTTGGACGGTTCTTACTTACTACCAGAGGCTGAGTAGTTAATATGTTTTCCCATTTTTGTTTGTGCTTAGTGTAGATTCTTTTTCTTGTTTGGTATGAACATAATAGTTGGCTTAATGTTTCATGGTTGTAATTTGTTGTCCTGTCTCTGCATGTTCTTTGTAAGTCGCCTTGGTTTTCTTTATTTAGTTTTGTTGTTATGTTGTAATTGCCGTTACAATGTGTCCATTAGAATTGTAcattctggaaaaaaaaaaaaagagaagaaaagaaaagaaagaaaaatgcgtccattaaaatttattagaattagaTTTGGTGGCTGACAAAATGTTTGCCAAAATTTTTAAGAAGTTGTCCTTTTTGAAATGAGGAGCAGTCAATGGGCAATCAAGATCATCCTAGGCACTATATTCACTAGCAGATAATAGACTTTATGCAATGGTACCGATATTTGAACATGACAATTTTAGTTTATACATTTGCTATGTAATTCTTCTATATTAACATATAGGTGTAAGAAGTACATACTCTGGTTATgttttccttttgtctttttgTTGCTCAAGCATCATTTACTTTTTTTAATTGAGCTCTATGATGGAACAATAGCCGGTACTGTTTAATGATATATTtgtttttcatgtaataaatacATTGTCTTGGCTTTGCTCACCAAAGAACAATTATCTTTCGATACAGACCTTGATATAATTATGTATCTGTACATATTTCATCATGGCCTACTTTTTGAGGTATATTCCTACAAAATTTATAATGCATTGTGTGTGCTTGGTCTTATACTACTTTAAAATGATGTTGATTTGGCAAGTTtaatgccataactcatatttattttCAATTGATATCTTAACAATCAAATGTTGTAGTAGCCTGATGATATTATGGTATAGTTACAAATACGTTTTCATGGATTTTTAATTTCAGTTGCCATTGAAATCTAAATATTTATCTGGAAATTTTGCAGATGTCATAGTTATCTGACATAGTTATATTTTTCTATAGCTTATTACAATGACATTTGTGTTGGTTCAATTGCATGTCGCCTTGAGAAAAAGGAAGGAGGGGCCATCCGTGTTTACATTATGACACTGGGAGTTTTGGCACCATACCGTGGGCTGGGAATCGGTAAGCATATGGATTCCTCTTGGACTATCTCTGTTGTCTGCAGAATGCTGTTGCGCTCCTTTTGTTTTATAGATTTTTCCATGTTGTCGTCTTGCCCTGATTTCTGTCTTACAAAATATGCAGACACTGTGTACATGTATATTTGGTAGAATAAGTAAATaaattatacacacacacacacacacacatacatacatacatatctatatatatatatacatatatatatatacatatatgtacatacatacatacatatatatatatacatatatgtacatacatacatacatatatatatatacatatatgtacatacatacatacatatatatatatacatatatgtacatacatacatacatatatatatatacatatatgtacatacatacatacatacatatatatatatacatatatgtacatacatacatacatacatacatatatatatatacatatatgtacatacatacatacatatatatatatacacatatatgtacatacatacatacatatatatatatacatatatgtacatacatacatatatatatatacatatatgtacatacatacatatatatatatacatatatgtacatacatacatatatatatatatacatatatgtacatatatacatatatatatacatatatgtacatatatatacatatatatatacatatatgtacatatatatacatatatatatatatatatatatgtacatatatatacatatatatatatatatatatatgtacatatatatacatatatatatacatatatgtacatatatatacatatatatatatatatatatagacacacgcgCACACACGCGCGCACGTGCACgcgcacatacatatatatatatatagacacacgtgTGCGCACACACGCACGCATGCGCGTGCACACGcgcccccccccccacacacatacatacatacatacatacatgccttGATTTCTATCTTACAAAATATGCAGACACAGTGTACATGTATATTTGGtagaataaataatatatatatatatatatatatgtatatatgtatatgtatatgtatgtatgtatgtatatatgtatatatatatgtatatgtatatgtatatgtatgtatgtatgtatgtatatatatatatatatgtatatgtatgtatatatatatatatatatatatgtatatgtatgtatatgtatgtatatatatatatatatatatatatatatgtatatgtatgtatatatatatatatatatatatatatgtatatgtatgtatgtatatatatatatatatatatatatgtatatgtatgtatatatatatatatatatatatatgtatatgtatgtatatatatatatatatgcacacacacacacacatacatacatacatatatatatatatatatatgtatatgtatatcatatacatatacatatgtatatgtatgtatgtatgtatacatatatatatgtatgtatgtatgtatacatatatatatatatatatatatgtatacatatatatatatatatatatatatatatatatatatatatatgtatatgcacacacacacacacatacatacatacatacatatacatatacatatgtatatgtatatcatatacatatacatatgtatatgtatgtatgtatgtatacatatatatatgtatgtatgtatgtatacatatatatatatatatatatatgtatacatatatatatatatatatatatatatatatatatatatatatatatatatatgcacacacacacacacatacatacatacatacatacatatacatatgtattatatatatgtacacacacacacacatacgtacgtacgtatatatatgtaggtacgtatgtacatacatacacacacacacacacgtacggACGTACACATATaacgtacgtacgtatgtacatatatacatatgtacgtacgtatgtacatatatacatatgtacgtacgtatgtacatatatacatatgtacgtacgtacatatataaatgtgtgtgtgtgtacatacatatatacatacatatatatgtatatacacacaaatacatatatagatatatacacacatatatatatatacacacatacacatacatatatgtgtgtgtgtgtgtgtatgtgtgtgtgtgtgtatatatatatgtatacatacatatatatatgtatgtgtgtatatatatatatacacacacatacatatacatatgtatgtgtatatgtacacatacatacatatgtacatacatatatacatatgtgtgtatgtatatgtatatatatatgtacatatgtatatacatatatatatgtatatacctatatatatgtatatacatatgtatacatacttGTATACGtacatacgtatatacatatgtatacatatgtgtatacatgcatacgtatatacatatgcatacatatgtgtatacgtatatgtatatgtatgtatctatatgtatatatacatatgaatattttatatctatatatatatacataaatacatatatacgtatatatgtatgtacgtatatacatatgtatctatgtatatgtttatgcatatgtatatgtatgtatctatatgtatatatacatatgtatgtatttatgtatatatatatctatatacatatacatatgtatatatatatctatatacatagacatatgtatatatatatatatatctatatacatagacatatgtatatatatatatatatatgtatatatatatctatatacatagacatatgtatatatatatctatatacatagacatatgtatatatatatctatatacatagacatagacatatgtatatatatatctatatacatagacatagacatatgtatatgtatatgtatatgtatagacatatacatatagatgtacatatgtatatgtatatgtacatgtatatacatgtacatatacatatacatatgtactacatacgtatgtatatgtatatacatgtacatacgtatgtatatgtatatacgtatctATATAGATGTACATATggatatattcatatatatatatatatatatatatatatatatatatatatatatatatactcacaAATGAAAGAGACATATGTTGCACTTCTATTGCATTTCAAACCTAAGTGTATGACAGTTGTTTTCAACCTCTTGCCGTAATAAACATACAGTTAGCTTCCTCATGCAGACTAAAGATTAGATATCTCGAGATacaataattcttttttttttttttgtttcctgaaatattctttaatcatGTTCCAAAGTGATATTTCAATTCCCTGGAACTGTGTCTCTCCATTTCCATTCTTCTATAATGACAAATCCGCTTCTCAAGTTGGATTATATTGTGTTTTTTCAGCTTTGAAGATTTTTATTACTCTGCAGTTAGTGCCAATTTCACATGTATTTTAGATGGAAGGCGTTATAGTTAGCTAGTTCATAGAAGAGCCTGTACCTTCGCCTGTACCTTTAAATTATCTTTATCAATGCTGACATTTGGGAGTATGAATTAAAGAATGTTGTCCCACTTAAAACTGGTGCTTGTTTTTCACAGGTACAAAATTGTTAACTCATGTACTGGATCTTTGTGCCAAGCAGAACATATCTGAGATCTACTTGCATGTGCAAACAAACAATGATGATGCAATTGCCTTCTATAACAAGTTTGAGTTTGAAATCACAGATACGATACAGAATTATTATACCAACATCACTCCATCTGATTGCCATGTTCTTAGTCAGGTTATTGCTCAAAATCATCGAAAGAAATGAGTGTCCTCTCGTGTTTGTTTTGTAAAAGACTCACATGGTCAAGAGGCCTAACAATTTGGCTTTGAGGATCAGGTAATTGAAATGATATGCAAATCAAGTTACTGTTTCTGCACAATGGCATGATGGTGATCTTTTTGTTTATAGGCAGCCATTGAGGTGCTAGTCCTTTATATCAAGTTGCTTTTACTATTTCCAAGCATTTCTGCTTGGGGCTACCGTCATTCTGATGAGGCAGATGGTAGTTTTTGAGATACCTTTTGAATGTGTTCATTGCAACAACCATTTCCATCTAGGCGAGGCTCATATTGATGTGAGCGGTGCTAATGTATATGGTACCATATATTTTTGTTTATCAAAATTGTATTCTGAGCCTCCATATTTTCGACTATTTTAGGCTCCGATCAGATGCCTCGCAGAGGCCCATAAGGGATACGTAATGGTTAAATCGATGGTTACATCTATTAGAATTGGTTTTCCATGCTGTTTTGCTGACAAATCTTGAGCATTTCTCTGTCACTAATTGCCTCATGTCAGATACTAACCTGGCAGCAAGCACGATGGTTTTCTTCACTTTGAGGGGGCTGTTGAGCTATTGTTTCATTCATGAGGCGGAGCAAACAACAAACCAAGCCTTTTTGCATACTTCAcatttcacaaaaaaaattaaattgagagaaaaaaattccTAAACATGAAGCTCTTTTCTCTTGGCAACAAGCTCCTACGGGAAGGTACTATTGTCTGATAAGTGCTAACAGTATTCTCAATCATTAAAATTAGAAATGCACATGAACACCCAAGAATGGCATGGGGATTATGTTGATTTTCAAGTTGGTGAGAACCAAGATGTATCACAGCCACAGGAGGCGTTAACCGCTACAATTGTGCGCAAACCTACGGTGTAAAAATCAGGAAATCGGAGGGTGTGCAAGGTTCACTTTCGTAACGCACGTCTGTAACCGGAAAAACCTGCGTATCAAAGTTTCATTTCAACGAGAGGATGGGAGGGATTTTAGAAAGAgtgggataagaaaaagaaaaatttatatcTGATCATGTTCGGAGTCAGGAGCATACTAAGCgggttttttttaattaataaatatctTCTTGTGTTTTTACTAGTTTTGCAGATATTTCTctacatttaaaatttaaacaatATCAATCCTGCATTTAACAGAACGTTACAATTTGTCCTTCCGGTGACCCAAGTTAGATCTGAAGCTCCCACCGGCACTTATGTGGTATTATTTTTATCGTAGATGGATTACGTGGTCGGTTTTATCTGTCTGATTTGGCCCTTTTCCAATTTGACGCTAAACTTTCGACCATTAACAAGTATTTCTTCATCTCTATCCCTCTCCCTGCTGTCCCTATCCCTCTCCCTACCTAGGTTTCAGACGGACTAGAGATGAGTTCGTCCTCATCGAGCACGTGGGAAAGAGAACCGTCTGCCATTAGTGCAACTCCAAAGACGTGCTGTTGCTGTCTTTTATCCATGGTGAAGACattgtggacatttacgaatctgaaaaggaggttttgggcatgtcttaattatgagataaaaaaattgattttttttaatgttttacTCGATTTGAGGATCGTGGACATCTACGAATCCGTATTGCAGTCGTGGTTGTTTTTTTCTCAGATTGGTAGAGATTGTAACTATTTTCAATGGTTAGATCCAGAGTGAGACGAGCATGCATTCAAGATTATCCATAAATTATAAAAAAGGATTGACAAGTTGGAGGCCGATAAGCAGGTCTTGCGAGCAAAGAATGAAAGTTTGGAATCTAAGGTATCCAACCTTGAAAAGTAGGTTGCTGATCTGAAAAGATAAACTAATATTTGGCAAAATAGGAACAGATGTAATATATTTGGTGTTTTTAGTTTTTTAATCATGTATTTCCTAATTTTTTTAGTCTATAGGCCTAATGTACcgttttgtcaaatatttttgcCATGATAGTGTATTTGTCTTCATGTAAGAGTTTGTAATCTGAAACAAGATTGTATTTGACATTATCTATCAATGTATCTCTGCCGGCATATTGATGTTTTAAATGGCACAAGATTATTTAAAGATAATATAAGATTTATAGGTTTACAGATTCACAGAAATCTGCTGTTAGGTTCTACAATGTGATAAGTTTTAATGCTCCTGGAACCTGCTGTTAGATTCTACAATGTGAATAAATAGTTAGGAAACATCACTGTATCAGCAATTATTATATCTACCTATTCTAAACTAAAGAATAGAACACATACAAATAACATATGCAAGGTCATAATTTTCTAGCAATCAGCAGCTTCTCTTTGAAACTTGCAAGGATGCAAGGATATATTTAATTCAACACATTCAGCTCTCTCTGAAACctactatttttttttctgttgagatACATGTAAAGTCACTGCAAATAATTTTATAGCAATCAACAGTCTAGTACTCATTTCTTATTTCAATATCATTTACATTGTCCAAACGACAACCAGTTTGACAGACATTAATCAAAGAGACAAATTTATCATTAATCACCAACCAAAATCCAGTTACATTCAACAAAAATCCTACCTTCACTTTCAACAAATTGGACAATATACAAAATATATAAATCCACTTTCATATtcaacaaaattaaaaaatatataaaatttaaaaatttaacttaAAAATATATCACTGTA
Protein-coding regions in this window:
- the LOC105042048 gene encoding uncharacterized protein; its protein translation is MGMISLDGVRDKNVMQLKKLNTALFPVRYNDKYYADALSSGEFTKLAYYNDICVGSIACRLEKKEGGAIRVYIMTLGVLAPYRGLGIGTKLLTHVLDLCAKQNISEIYLHVQTNNDDAIAFYNKFEFEITDTIQNYYTNITPSDCHVLSQVIAQNHRKK